One genomic window of Cupriavidus sp. P-10 includes the following:
- a CDS encoding Bug family tripartite tricarboxylate transporter substrate binding protein: MNLRSVTASRRHLVGSALLALAAMLSTTMSQANDVYPSKTIRIVVGFAPGGGADIVARQIGAQLSKQLGQSVIVENRPGATGTIAATNVSQSSADGYSLMLASQSTMVIAPSMYSRLPFDPIKDFKPVTQLVSMPLVMVVHPSVPAGSVKDVIALARVGKLASYASSGPGGPQHIAGELFNTMSGIKLTHVPYKGESAALTDVIAGTVPVMFANVPVVAPFIKSGKLKAIAVSSQNRAPGLPNVPTVAESGLKNFEVSTWYGLFAPANTPVAVVQKLSDEVTIALKQPELRAKFAEQGLAILGTSPAQFGKFMTAEVPKWAGVVKSANIQAE; encoded by the coding sequence ATGAATCTCAGATCTGTAACGGCATCCCGCCGACACCTAGTCGGCTCCGCACTGCTGGCTCTCGCGGCCATGCTGTCCACAACCATGAGCCAGGCAAACGATGTTTACCCGAGCAAGACCATCCGCATCGTGGTGGGTTTTGCGCCGGGCGGGGGCGCCGATATTGTTGCCAGGCAGATCGGCGCTCAGCTCTCGAAGCAGCTGGGCCAGTCGGTCATCGTCGAGAACCGGCCCGGTGCCACAGGTACCATCGCGGCCACCAACGTATCGCAGTCCAGCGCTGACGGCTACTCGCTGATGCTGGCATCGCAGTCGACCATGGTGATTGCACCCAGCATGTATTCGAGACTGCCGTTCGACCCGATCAAGGATTTCAAGCCGGTGACGCAGCTTGTATCGATGCCGCTGGTGATGGTCGTGCATCCGTCCGTGCCGGCCGGTTCGGTCAAGGATGTCATCGCTCTGGCCCGCGTCGGCAAGCTGGCTAGCTATGCGTCATCTGGACCCGGCGGTCCGCAGCACATTGCCGGCGAACTGTTTAACACGATGAGCGGCATCAAGCTGACGCACGTGCCGTACAAAGGCGAGTCGGCCGCACTGACTGACGTGATCGCGGGCACCGTGCCGGTGATGTTTGCCAACGTGCCTGTAGTCGCGCCGTTTATCAAATCTGGCAAGCTCAAGGCGATTGCGGTGTCGAGCCAGAATCGCGCCCCGGGCTTGCCGAATGTGCCTACGGTAGCGGAGTCCGGTTTGAAGAATTTTGAGGTATCGACCTGGTACGGTCTGTTCGCGCCGGCTAACACACCCGTGGCAGTTGTTCAGAAGCTCAGTGACGAAGTCACCATCGCACTGAAGCAGCCGGAACTCCGCGCAAAGTTTGCGGAGCAGGGACTAGCGATCCTCGGCACCAGCCCCGCGCAGTTCGGCAAGTTCATGACCGCCGAAGTGCCAAAGTGGGCCGGTGTGGTCAAGTCCGCCAACATCCAGGCTGAGTAA
- a CDS encoding helix-turn-helix domain-containing protein, protein MTIKQEVSAEPAAPGIAERLAELRKLNGLTLEELAQRASLTKSYLSKLERGLSSPTIGTVLKLAEALSVTVDQLISRSSRANEILHVKAGDRIPFSPSTERHGYTYEAIATERPDKAMQPFIMLPPFTLAEDQPMASHAGEELIFVVSGQMEVLFEGRTVRMSPGDSLYFNASIPHRSRSVGKVQAQALVVVSDRKKI, encoded by the coding sequence ATGACGATTAAGCAAGAAGTGAGCGCGGAACCTGCGGCGCCGGGCATTGCCGAGCGCCTGGCAGAACTACGCAAGTTGAATGGTTTGACGCTTGAAGAGTTGGCGCAGCGCGCGTCGCTGACGAAAAGCTATCTGTCCAAGCTTGAGCGGGGATTGTCGTCGCCAACCATCGGAACCGTGCTCAAGCTGGCTGAAGCGTTGTCGGTGACCGTCGATCAGCTCATCTCCAGGTCGTCGCGTGCCAACGAGATCCTTCACGTGAAGGCCGGCGACCGAATTCCGTTCAGTCCGTCTACCGAGCGACATGGGTATACCTATGAAGCCATTGCGACGGAGCGGCCGGACAAGGCCATGCAGCCATTTATCATGCTACCGCCGTTCACATTGGCCGAAGACCAGCCGATGGCCAGTCACGCCGGAGAGGAGCTGATCTTCGTCGTATCAGGGCAAATGGAGGTGCTGTTTGAAGGTCGCACTGTGCGTATGAGTCCTGGCGACTCGCTCTACTTCAATGCCTCTATTCCTCACAGATCGCGCTCGGTGGGCAAAGTCCAGGCTCAAGCGCTCGTAGTGGTTAGCGATCGAAAGAAGATTTGA
- a CDS encoding H-NS histone family protein, translating to MTAKTERADAIRWIQAQMDDYGLTLEELDAAGCFAPPPPPEPPPPPPPPPVVCYRNAEGLTWDGQGEMPSWLKRAVNAGQSVEFFRAG from the coding sequence ATGACAGCAAAAACTGAGCGGGCGGACGCGATCCGCTGGATCCAGGCGCAGATGGACGACTACGGGCTCACCTTGGAAGAGCTCGACGCGGCGGGGTGCTTCGCGCCTCCGCCCCCACCCGAGCCACCCCCACCGCCGCCTCCGCCTCCGGTGGTCTGCTACCGCAACGCGGAAGGGCTGACCTGGGACGGGCAGGGCGAGATGCCGTCGTGGCTCAAGCGGGCCGTCAATGCGGGGCAGAGCGTCGAGTTTTTCCGGGCGGGATAG
- a CDS encoding fumarylacetoacetate hydrolase family protein — MTDFVISPPLQASVAVAGSQARFPIRRVFCVGRNYAAHAREMGKDPDREPPFFFTKPADAVVPAEGSVPFPPLTENLHHEIELVVAIGKAGANVSPAQALDLVWGYGIGVDLTRRDLQDEAKKMSRPWDWAKSFDASGPCGPLQPVSAIGHPSTGEIWLKVNGETRQHGDLTELIWPVADVIAYISDAVTLQPGDMIFTGTPAGVGALNPGDAVTAGIQGVGEIVFEIGI, encoded by the coding sequence ATGACTGATTTCGTGATTTCCCCTCCGCTGCAGGCCAGCGTTGCCGTCGCAGGCAGCCAGGCCCGATTCCCCATCCGCCGCGTATTTTGCGTCGGCCGTAACTACGCCGCGCATGCACGTGAGATGGGCAAGGATCCGGACCGCGAGCCACCGTTTTTTTTCACCAAGCCCGCTGACGCCGTCGTCCCGGCCGAAGGCAGCGTACCCTTTCCGCCGTTGACGGAGAACTTGCACCATGAAATCGAACTCGTGGTCGCGATCGGCAAGGCCGGCGCAAACGTGAGCCCGGCGCAGGCGCTGGATCTAGTGTGGGGCTATGGCATTGGTGTGGACTTGACGCGCCGGGACCTGCAGGACGAGGCCAAGAAAATGAGCCGGCCGTGGGACTGGGCGAAGTCGTTCGACGCTTCGGGGCCATGTGGGCCGCTGCAACCGGTCTCGGCGATCGGCCATCCTTCGACGGGCGAGATCTGGCTCAAGGTCAATGGTGAAACGCGCCAGCATGGCGATCTGACAGAGCTGATCTGGCCGGTGGCCGATGTCATCGCGTATATCTCCGACGCTGTAACGCTGCAACCAGGAGACATGATCTTCACCGGCACGCCAGCCGGTGTGGGTGCTTTGAATCCTGGCGACGCAGTCACGGCCGGCATCCAAGGTGTTGGAGAGATCGTGTTCGAGATCGGCATCTGA
- a CDS encoding UxaA family hydrolase, whose amino-acid sequence METTGKSIIGPCIRLHPADNVLVARTNVSLGATVPGETWSIRGQVPAGHKIAARFIRAGEPIMKYNVCIGFAATDIVPGSYVHSHNISFLEFERDYGHGRDYVPVVPVDRSQQAMFHGIVRVDGRVATRNYVGILSTVNCSATVVRKIADWFTPERLAAYPNVDGVVAFSHSLGCGMEMSGEPMDLLRRTMAGYARHANLGAALIVGLGCERNQLKGLMETQSLEDGPLLRSFVMQDSGGTRKTIDAGIAAIEELLPLVNQVERRAVPASHLTVGLQCGGSDGFSSITANPALGAAVDLLVRHGGTAILSETPEIYGVEHTLTRRAASRAVGEKLVERIRWWKEEYSVGRDVQINGQVSPGNQMGGLANIFEKSLGSSMKGGTGPLMEVYRYAEPVTQHGLVFMDTPGYDPVSATGQIAGGANLIAFTTGRGSMFGAKPVPSLKLATNTAMYKRLEDDMDLNCGAILDGEKTIGQVGEEIFQLMLRTASGQASKSEQLGLGDNEFVPWHIGIMS is encoded by the coding sequence ATGGAAACCACTGGCAAGAGCATTATCGGACCCTGCATTCGTCTGCATCCTGCGGACAATGTGCTGGTTGCACGCACCAACGTCAGCCTGGGTGCTACGGTTCCCGGCGAAACCTGGAGCATTCGGGGCCAGGTCCCCGCCGGCCACAAGATTGCTGCGCGCTTCATCCGGGCGGGCGAGCCGATCATGAAATACAACGTCTGCATCGGCTTCGCCGCCACCGACATCGTTCCTGGCAGCTACGTCCATTCGCACAACATCAGCTTCCTGGAGTTCGAGCGCGACTATGGCCATGGGCGCGACTACGTGCCGGTCGTGCCGGTCGACCGCAGCCAGCAGGCCATGTTCCATGGCATCGTGCGCGTCGACGGACGCGTGGCAACACGCAACTACGTGGGCATCCTGTCCACGGTCAACTGTTCGGCCACCGTGGTGCGCAAGATTGCCGACTGGTTCACGCCTGAGCGGCTGGCGGCCTACCCGAACGTAGATGGTGTGGTGGCGTTCAGCCACTCGCTTGGCTGCGGCATGGAAATGTCGGGCGAGCCGATGGACCTGCTGCGCCGGACCATGGCCGGCTATGCGCGCCATGCTAACCTGGGCGCCGCGCTGATCGTGGGACTGGGCTGCGAGCGCAACCAACTCAAGGGACTGATGGAGACGCAGTCGCTAGAAGACGGTCCGTTGCTGCGCAGCTTTGTCATGCAGGACTCTGGAGGCACACGCAAGACCATTGACGCCGGCATTGCCGCGATCGAGGAACTGCTACCGTTGGTCAACCAGGTCGAGCGACGCGCGGTGCCCGCCAGCCACCTGACAGTGGGACTGCAATGCGGCGGCTCCGACGGGTTTTCCTCGATTACAGCGAATCCCGCGCTGGGCGCGGCGGTGGACCTGCTGGTGCGCCACGGCGGCACCGCGATCCTGTCGGAGACGCCCGAGATCTATGGTGTGGAACACACGCTGACACGGCGTGCCGCCAGCCGGGCCGTCGGCGAAAAGCTGGTCGAGCGTATCCGCTGGTGGAAAGAGGAGTATTCGGTCGGGCGCGACGTGCAGATCAACGGGCAAGTCAGCCCAGGCAACCAGATGGGCGGACTGGCCAATATCTTTGAGAAATCGCTCGGCTCATCGATGAAAGGCGGAACCGGCCCCCTGATGGAGGTGTACCGCTACGCGGAGCCGGTGACCCAGCACGGCCTGGTCTTCATGGATACGCCCGGCTATGACCCGGTGTCGGCCACTGGCCAGATTGCCGGGGGCGCGAACCTGATCGCGTTCACCACCGGCCGCGGGTCGATGTTTGGCGCCAAGCCCGTGCCTAGCCTGAAGCTCGCCACCAACACCGCCATGTATAAGCGGCTGGAGGACGACATGGACCTCAACTGCGGGGCCATCCTCGACGGCGAGAAGACCATCGGCCAAGTCGGCGAGGAAATTTTCCAGCTGATGTTACGGACGGCATCGGGACAGGCCTCGAAGAGTGAGCAGCTCGGCTTGGGCGACAACGAGTTCGTGCCGTGGCATATCGGCATCATGAGCTGA
- a CDS encoding PDDEXK nuclease domain-containing protein, whose protein sequence is MTASYWEIGRRIVEFEQGGQDRAAYGEALIERLSADLTDRFGRGFSRQNLWQMRAFHLAWPAAHILQTLSGESAKPGMLQTPSGESAAELIRQSQSTLTTDLPVLAQAFPLPWSAYVRLLSVKNPQARAFYETEALRGGWSVRQLDRQIGSQFYERTALSRNKSAILQKGATAEPGDHVTPEQAIKDPFVLEFLNLKDEYSESDLEDALIQHLADFLLELGDDFAFVGRQRRLRIDDSWFRVDLLFFHRRLLIIDLKVGRFSYADAGQMHLYLNYAREHWMKPGENPPVGLILCAEKGAAEAHYALEGLSNKVLAAEYQTVLPDEKLLAQELAKTRLELDARRVRRSDDAAGNE, encoded by the coding sequence ATGACCGCTAGCTATTGGGAAATCGGTCGTCGCATTGTCGAGTTTGAGCAGGGCGGACAGGATCGGGCGGCTTATGGCGAGGCACTGATCGAGCGCTTGTCGGCTGACTTGACCGATCGGTTTGGCCGAGGTTTTAGCCGGCAGAATCTGTGGCAAATGCGCGCCTTCCATCTGGCCTGGCCCGCCGCTCACATTCTCCAGACACTGTCTGGAGAATCGGCAAAACCCGGAATGCTCCAGACACCGTCTGGAGAATCCGCTGCCGAGCTCATTCGGCAATCACAGTCAACACTTACTACAGATCTACCAGTGCTGGCCCAAGCCTTCCCCTTACCTTGGTCAGCTTACGTTCGCCTGCTGTCCGTCAAGAATCCACAAGCCCGCGCCTTCTATGAAACCGAGGCCCTGCGCGGCGGCTGGTCGGTCCGGCAACTTGACCGGCAGATCGGAAGCCAGTTCTACGAGCGGACTGCCCTGTCGCGCAACAAGTCAGCGATTCTGCAGAAAGGCGCGACCGCCGAGCCCGGCGACCATGTCACGCCTGAGCAAGCCATCAAGGATCCCTTTGTCCTGGAGTTCCTCAACCTCAAGGACGAATATTCTGAATCCGATCTCGAGGACGCGCTGATCCAGCATTTGGCCGATTTCTTGTTAGAACTGGGCGACGACTTTGCCTTCGTCGGTCGTCAGAGACGGCTACGCATCGACGACAGTTGGTTCCGTGTCGATCTGCTCTTTTTCCACCGTCGCCTGCTGATCATCGACCTCAAGGTTGGCAGGTTTAGCTACGCCGATGCCGGCCAGATGCACCTGTATCTAAACTATGCCCGCGAGCACTGGATGAAACCTGGTGAAAATCCGCCAGTGGGCCTGATCCTGTGCGCCGAAAAAGGGGCGGCCGAAGCCCATTACGCGCTGGAGGGCTTATCCAACAAGGTGCTGGCCGCCGAGTATCAGACCGTCCTGCCCGATGAAAAACTGTTGGCGCAGGAACTCGCTAAGACGCGGCTGGAGTTAGATGCGCGACGTGTGCGGAGGTCTGACGATGCGGCTGGCAACGAATAA
- a CDS encoding H-NS histone family protein codes for MKENELAPKQVVEPVVASNATDGLGQMELPIAEAMRDADLVIGEASGAGVGSGSNDTQARRMDFWSTSRDSGPTATVSYRRRRPYTAPDASTEDVAPEASIEATAAAEALTESDAPEAPIEAMPSEATTEAVAEAAVEVLATDEPMEAAAQGELTETAAPVVPRYAPAAEATPGETRAPKRGRKPKILAEVAAPEVTETPTRKRGPKQRALPGVEAAPEAPTQKTRTRKPRQEQKAPTATQRPSQSSLLAQLASVNAQLEQLRAAEVPKVVEEIRQWMQEYDLSIEDIAGQPSVEPAARAVPTKTKAAPLPRYRNPKTGQTWSGRGRAPAWIGKKPERFLIDLLY; via the coding sequence ATGAAGGAGAACGAATTGGCCCCGAAGCAAGTGGTTGAACCCGTTGTCGCGAGCAATGCGACGGACGGACTTGGTCAGATGGAGCTTCCCATCGCTGAGGCGATGCGCGACGCGGATCTCGTCATTGGTGAAGCCAGTGGTGCAGGCGTCGGTAGTGGCAGCAATGACACTCAGGCCCGACGCATGGACTTCTGGTCCACAAGCCGGGATAGCGGCCCGACGGCGACGGTGTCATATCGGCGCCGGCGGCCTTACACAGCCCCGGACGCTTCAACGGAAGACGTGGCACCGGAAGCATCGATAGAAGCCACCGCTGCAGCGGAAGCGTTGACTGAATCTGACGCGCCGGAAGCGCCCATTGAAGCCATGCCCTCGGAAGCGACCACTGAAGCCGTGGCCGAAGCTGCGGTTGAAGTCCTGGCCACGGACGAACCGATGGAAGCTGCCGCCCAGGGCGAACTGACCGAAACGGCCGCCCCGGTAGTACCGCGTTACGCCCCAGCTGCGGAAGCTACGCCAGGAGAGACGCGGGCCCCGAAGCGCGGTCGGAAGCCGAAAATCCTAGCTGAAGTTGCCGCTCCGGAAGTCACGGAGACCCCAACCCGGAAGCGCGGGCCGAAGCAGAGAGCACTGCCTGGAGTGGAGGCTGCCCCGGAAGCGCCGACTCAGAAGACGCGAACCCGGAAGCCGCGACAGGAGCAAAAGGCGCCTACCGCAACCCAACGCCCGTCCCAATCCTCACTGCTCGCTCAACTGGCATCTGTCAATGCGCAACTTGAGCAGTTGCGAGCCGCGGAAGTGCCAAAGGTCGTGGAGGAGATTCGGCAGTGGATGCAGGAGTACGACCTCAGCATTGAGGACATTGCGGGCCAGCCCAGTGTTGAGCCCGCTGCCCGCGCTGTCCCGACCAAGACGAAGGCCGCGCCGCTCCCGAGGTACCGCAACCCCAAGACGGGCCAGACCTGGTCAGGGCGCGGTCGGGCTCCCGCGTGGATTGGCAAGAAGCCCGAGCGCTTCCTCATCGATCTCTTGTACTGA
- a CDS encoding DNA-binding protein yields MAAADLDLTDTALQADLAELRGRFPETRALYREVCGLLFFRYGVTPTANKLYSLVRKGSMGTPAEVLQQFWQELRGRTRVTIDHPDLPEALKDIAAGAVQTIWQAANEAATGELATLRAEARHAASVAEAERDAARTETAGAREEAAALSAHLAEARATHDAVQAELVAERQAHAATQARLEAGRTELEAGRRQLDALRTQFSTELERAREAVTLAQERAEASERRSLRELDQERTARQKSERTAEDLRAELAAARSEARDAAVAQAEGRARLEAQTAALADRLAATEQAQRKAAGDLDTVQAELAAAQRRAERAEAEAALARQLLATLRVAPRERDGGGGRRRKGGSAAATAPEEQGDGQGEAQQDELGEEQGDEPGAALPNNQDEGNDSSDGSDDSKD; encoded by the coding sequence ATGGCCGCTGCCGACCTGGATCTGACCGACACTGCGCTGCAGGCCGACCTGGCCGAGCTGCGCGGGCGCTTTCCCGAGACCCGCGCGCTGTACCGCGAGGTCTGCGGCCTGCTGTTCTTCCGCTACGGCGTCACGCCCACCGCCAACAAGCTCTACAGCCTGGTGCGCAAGGGCAGCATGGGCACGCCCGCCGAGGTGTTGCAGCAGTTCTGGCAGGAGCTGCGCGGGCGTACGCGCGTCACCATCGACCATCCCGACCTGCCGGAGGCGTTGAAGGACATCGCGGCCGGGGCGGTGCAGACCATCTGGCAGGCGGCCAACGAGGCCGCCACCGGCGAACTGGCCACGCTGCGCGCCGAGGCCCGCCATGCGGCCAGCGTCGCCGAGGCCGAGCGCGACGCCGCGCGGACCGAGACTGCGGGCGCGCGGGAGGAGGCGGCCGCCCTCTCGGCGCATCTGGCCGAGGCGCGCGCGACGCACGACGCCGTGCAGGCGGAGCTGGTGGCGGAACGCCAGGCCCACGCGGCGACCCAGGCCCGGCTCGAGGCGGGGCGGACGGAACTCGAAGCGGGACGGCGCCAGCTGGACGCCTTGCGAACCCAATTCTCGACGGAGCTGGAGCGGGCGCGCGAGGCCGTGACGCTCGCGCAGGAACGGGCGGAAGCCAGCGAGCGGCGCAGCCTGCGCGAACTGGACCAGGAGCGCACCGCGCGCCAGAAGAGCGAGCGCACGGCCGAAGACCTGCGCGCCGAACTGGCGGCGGCACGCAGCGAGGCGCGCGATGCGGCGGTGGCGCAGGCGGAGGGCCGCGCCAGGCTCGAAGCGCAGACCGCGGCGCTGGCCGATCGGCTCGCGGCCACCGAGCAGGCGCAGCGCAAGGCGGCGGGCGACCTGGACACCGTGCAGGCGGAACTCGCCGCGGCGCAGCGCCGGGCCGAGCGGGCCGAAGCGGAAGCGGCGCTCGCGCGCCAGTTGCTGGCCACCCTGCGCGTCGCGCCGCGCGAACGCGACGGCGGTGGTGGAAGGCGGCGCAAGGGCGGCAGTGCGGCGGCGACCGCGCCGGAAGAGCAGGGCGACGGTCAGGGGGAAGCTCAGCAGGATGAGCTGGGCGAAGAACAGGGCGACGAGCCGGGGGCGGCGCTACCCAACAATCAGGACGAAGGCAACGACAGCAGTGACGGCAGCGATGACAGCAAAGACTGA
- a CDS encoding dihydrodipicolinate synthase family protein, with product MTDSSRPTGVFSPVVTPFGADYSPDTERFVRHCRWLVAQGVGLAVFGTNSEANSMSVDEKKQMLDALLDGGISASRLMPGTGACALPDAIALTRHVVAAGCAGVLMLPPFYYKGVSDDGLFRAFAQVIEGVGDARLRIYLYHIPAVSQVPLSFALIDRLLAAYPGVVAGIKDSSGDLDNVRALIDRFGARGFDVFAGTEAILLETMRAGGAGCITATGNVNPAPIVALYQHWQGTDADARQAALNRTRAAFQQFPMIAAMKEAIAMQSADHAWRTVRPPLTELDQPQRLALTQALDCLGFVMPDAHLLAA from the coding sequence ATGACAGATTCTTCTCGCCCCACCGGGGTGTTTTCGCCGGTCGTGACGCCATTTGGCGCCGACTACTCGCCAGACACCGAGCGCTTTGTCCGTCATTGCCGCTGGCTGGTGGCGCAAGGCGTGGGCCTGGCCGTGTTCGGCACCAATTCGGAAGCCAATTCCATGTCGGTGGACGAGAAGAAGCAGATGCTCGACGCGTTGCTGGACGGGGGAATTTCCGCCAGCCGGTTGATGCCGGGCACGGGTGCATGTGCGCTGCCCGACGCCATCGCGCTGACCCGCCATGTGGTGGCGGCAGGATGCGCCGGCGTGCTGATGCTGCCTCCGTTCTACTACAAGGGTGTTTCCGATGACGGCCTGTTCCGCGCGTTTGCGCAGGTTATCGAGGGCGTCGGCGATGCGCGGCTGCGCATCTACCTCTACCACATCCCGGCTGTGAGCCAGGTGCCGCTGAGCTTTGCCTTGATCGACCGTCTGCTCGCTGCTTATCCGGGCGTGGTTGCCGGCATCAAAGATAGCTCCGGCGATCTCGATAATGTGCGTGCGCTGATCGATCGTTTTGGGGCGCGGGGTTTCGACGTTTTCGCAGGCACGGAAGCCATCCTGTTGGAAACGATGCGCGCTGGCGGCGCCGGCTGTATCACCGCCACGGGCAACGTCAACCCTGCGCCCATCGTGGCACTGTACCAGCATTGGCAGGGCACCGACGCCGATGCACGGCAGGCCGCGCTGAACCGCACGCGTGCGGCGTTCCAGCAGTTCCCGATGATTGCTGCGATGAAGGAAGCGATCGCAATGCAAAGCGCGGACCATGCATGGCGTACTGTGCGCCCGCCGTTGACAGAACTGGACCAGCCGCAACGCCTGGCGCTGACGCAGGCGCTGGACTGCCTTGGCTTCGTCATGCCAGACGCTCACCTGCTGGCGGCTTAG
- the ybgF gene encoding tol-pal system protein YbgF, with translation MKVRVFTLVWLAAMASGGMLPPTQAHAGVFDDEQARKTVINLREQFNSFQATATQRIEQNSRTTLDLQNQLEGLRQEVARLRGQNEVLQNTVATLQKQQKDYYADLDARLKKFEPQHASGEDRQGTSPPGEKPEYDAALKHFQAGDFKSAGNSLSSFIKKYPQSPYLPLAQYWLGNSLYAQRDYKGSTWVLQKMIHANPTHPKVPDAMIAVANNQLESGQKAAARKTLEQVGAKYPGTEGAHTANNRLKTLK, from the coding sequence ATGAAAGTACGCGTTTTTACCCTGGTGTGGCTCGCCGCCATGGCGAGCGGCGGTATGCTGCCACCCACGCAGGCACACGCCGGCGTATTCGACGATGAGCAGGCGCGCAAAACGGTCATCAACCTGCGCGAACAGTTCAACAGCTTCCAGGCGACGGCTACCCAGCGCATTGAGCAGAACAGCCGCACCACACTCGACCTGCAGAACCAGCTCGAAGGCCTACGCCAGGAAGTCGCGCGACTACGCGGCCAGAACGAAGTGCTGCAGAACACGGTGGCGACGCTGCAGAAGCAGCAGAAGGACTATTACGCCGACCTGGATGCGCGCCTGAAGAAGTTCGAGCCGCAGCACGCTTCGGGCGAAGACCGCCAGGGCACGTCGCCGCCGGGCGAGAAGCCCGAATACGACGCCGCGCTCAAGCATTTCCAGGCGGGCGACTTCAAGAGCGCCGGGAATTCGCTCTCGTCGTTTATCAAGAAATATCCGCAGAGCCCGTACCTGCCGCTGGCGCAGTACTGGCTCGGCAACTCGCTCTACGCGCAGCGCGACTACAAGGGGTCCACCTGGGTGCTGCAGAAAATGATCCATGCCAACCCGACGCATCCCAAGGTGCCGGACGCCATGATCGCGGTGGCCAATAATCAGCTCGAGTCCGGCCAGAAGGCGGCCGCGCGCAAAACGCTGGAACAGGTGGGGGCCAAGTATCCCGGTACCGAAGGCGCGCATACGGCGAACAACCGGTTGAAGACGCTGAAGTAA
- a CDS encoding VOC family protein, with protein MAIFTHIVIGTNDLERARAFYDDVLGTLGITRVMNLDTASLWGVDGPEFMVTKPGNGLPSTYANGGTVSFAAPNRSAVHAFHEAAIGKGARDEGAPGPRNFTPTAYAAYVRDPDGNKICTYCFDPA; from the coding sequence ATGGCAATCTTTACCCACATTGTTATCGGCACCAATGACCTGGAGCGTGCCCGCGCATTCTATGACGACGTGCTTGGTACGCTTGGCATCACGCGCGTCATGAATCTGGACACGGCCTCGCTATGGGGCGTAGACGGTCCGGAGTTCATGGTCACCAAGCCAGGGAACGGCCTGCCATCCACGTATGCCAATGGAGGTACTGTCAGCTTTGCCGCGCCCAATCGCTCCGCGGTCCATGCCTTCCATGAGGCCGCAATCGGTAAGGGTGCGCGGGATGAAGGCGCACCCGGCCCCCGGAATTTTACCCCTACCGCTTATGCGGCATATGTGAGGGACCCCGATGGCAACAAGATTTGCACTTATTGCTTCGATCCAGCGTAA
- a CDS encoding LysR family transcriptional regulator — translation MDTRYLQSFVAVVEHGSFAEAARRLGLTPAAIAARVKALEEFIDTPLVKRSGRTVLPTQSGLRILNKANAVVRDVRDLSAVAHDDSLLGELRLGVSSSALTGLLPPILERLYAAHPHLKIFVEPGTSSHLYRRIVSGDLDAGIIVAPQFAIPKAFAWQVLAEERFIVLAPAAMANRDPHDLLASEPFIRYDRGMWGGMVADRYLHEHNIVPQERLEIDALNAIATMVDRGIGVSLIPDWTPPWPEGLRVARLPLPGRTPIRQVGFLWSPRGSHAALAQAFLASVVPLGVKKKLR, via the coding sequence GTGGACACACGATACCTGCAGAGTTTTGTCGCCGTAGTGGAGCACGGCTCGTTCGCCGAGGCAGCCAGGCGCCTCGGGCTGACGCCGGCGGCGATTGCAGCCCGTGTCAAGGCGCTGGAAGAGTTCATCGATACGCCACTGGTAAAGCGCTCAGGCCGCACCGTGCTACCTACGCAGAGCGGCTTACGCATTCTGAACAAGGCCAACGCCGTGGTGCGCGATGTGCGCGATCTCAGCGCCGTGGCACATGACGACAGCCTGCTGGGAGAGCTTCGGCTCGGGGTGTCGAGTTCCGCCCTGACTGGCTTGCTGCCACCGATTCTGGAGCGGCTCTACGCTGCGCATCCGCACCTGAAGATCTTCGTAGAACCGGGCACATCCTCACACCTGTACCGGCGCATCGTGTCCGGCGACCTGGACGCCGGCATAATCGTGGCGCCGCAGTTCGCCATCCCTAAGGCATTCGCGTGGCAAGTGCTGGCCGAGGAGCGCTTTATCGTGCTCGCGCCTGCAGCCATGGCGAATCGCGACCCCCACGACCTGCTGGCCAGCGAGCCATTCATCCGCTATGACCGCGGCATGTGGGGCGGCATGGTGGCCGATCGCTACCTCCATGAGCACAACATCGTGCCGCAGGAACGGCTGGAGATCGATGCGCTGAACGCCATCGCGACGATGGTGGACCGTGGCATCGGTGTCTCGCTGATACCCGACTGGACCCCGCCATGGCCTGAAGGACTGCGCGTGGCGCGCCTTCCGCTGCCGGGCCGCACGCCGATAAGACAGGTCGGGTTTCTGTGGTCGCCGCGCGGGTCGCATGCCGCGCTAGCGCAAGCGTTCCTGGCCTCGGTCGTGCCGCTCGGCGTCAAGAAAAAGCTCAGATAA